A window of the Diabrotica undecimpunctata isolate CICGRU chromosome 1, icDiaUnde3, whole genome shotgun sequence genome harbors these coding sequences:
- the Xrcc2 gene encoding DNA repair protein XRCC2, with protein sequence MNNSHIESGIQLFKRLNRKTFLEGINPHFFPDGGPFPNQVIEITGEQGDKNDLLIDFIVKCILPNKYNPEWKSSGAVLVLTEHQINILKIIKVIEAHLKTNNILDSSKGILEMSLKNLTIFNCYSAEDLDITIINLERLILAKDNINLVVFDNIASYYWIAKQDNNTLSYYQHSSNIFPKIFNVIKTLNVLLIFTRSKKMSFVSKKSFQNVDYQIYIEDREDDCKHAEVTDFAGQRSVSVKYKANIIVEFL encoded by the coding sequence ATGAATAACAGTCACATTGAATCTGGAATTCAACTCTTTAAGAGACTCAACCGCAAAACATTTCTTGAAGGAATAAATCCTCATTTTTTCCCTGATGGTGGTCCTTTTCCTAATCAAGTTATAGAAATTACAGGAGAACAAGGGGACAAAAATGATCTGCTGATAGACTTTATTGTGAAGTGTATTTTACCTAACAAGTACAACCCAGAATGGAAATCATCTGGAGCTGTTTTAGTACTCACTGAACATCAGATAAATATCTtgaaaattattaaagttatagAAGCACATTTGAAAACCAACAATATTTTAGATTCATCTAAAGGTATACTGGAAATGTCACTGAAGAATTTGACAATATTCAACTGTTACAGTGCTGAAGATTTAGATATAACAATCATAAATCTAGAACGACTTATTCTAGCAAAAGACAATATAAATCTAGTTGTTTTTGATAACATTGCAAGCTACTACTGGATAGCCAAGCAAGATAATAACACCTTAAGCTACTACCAACATTCCTCCAACatatttccaaaaatttttaatgTGATAAAGACTctaaatgttttattaatatttaccaGAAGTAAGAAGATGAGTTTTGTTAGCAAGAAGAGTTTTCAGAATGTAGATTATCAGATATATATTGAAGATAGAGAAGATGATTGTAAGCATGCTGAAGTTACAGATTTTGCAGGACAAAGGAGTGTTAGTGTTAAATATAAGGCTAATATTATTGTTgaatttttgtga